The following proteins are encoded in a genomic region of Nocardioides sp. cx-173:
- the tadA gene encoding tRNA adenosine(34) deaminase TadA → MLAALAEARAALATDDVPIGAVVVGADGSLVGRGRNLREAEGDPTGHAEVVALRSAAAALGQWRLTGCTLVVTLEPCTMCAGAAVLSRVDRIVFGAYDEKAGAVGSLWDVVRDRRLNHRPEVLSGVLAEESAALLEAFFSHQRGRESPD, encoded by the coding sequence ATGCTCGCGGCCCTCGCCGAGGCGCGCGCCGCGCTGGCGACCGACGACGTCCCCATCGGAGCGGTCGTCGTGGGGGCCGACGGCTCGCTCGTCGGCCGCGGTCGCAACCTGCGCGAGGCGGAGGGCGACCCGACCGGGCACGCGGAGGTGGTCGCCCTGCGCTCGGCCGCGGCGGCGCTGGGGCAGTGGCGGCTGACGGGCTGCACCCTGGTCGTGACCCTCGAGCCGTGCACGATGTGCGCCGGCGCCGCGGTGCTGAGCCGGGTCGACCGGATCGTGTTCGGCGCCTACGACGAGAAGGCCGGTGCGGTCGGAAGCCTGTGGGACGTCGTGCGCGACCGCCGCCTCAACCATCGCCCGGAGGTGCTGTCGGGCGTGCTCGCAGAGGAGTCCGCGGCCCTGCTCGAGGCGTTCTTCTCCCATCAGAGGGGCAGAGAGTCACCCGATTAG
- a CDS encoding alpha-hydroxy acid oxidase: protein MRRQLPRRHDLAPLIRFRRPVLSPRERRLVGALTVEDLRRIARRRTPKAAFDYTDGAADGEVSLARARQAFADVEFHPAILRDVSSVDTSREVLGARAALPFGIAPTGFTRMMHAEGEVAGATAAAAAGIPFALSTMGTTSIEDVAAAAPGGRHWFQLYMWKDRERSMALVDRAAAAGYDTLLVTVDVPVAGARLRDVRNGMTIPPTLTPRTVLNAIPRPGWWLNFLTTEPLAFASLDAWSGTVADLLDTMFDPTVTFEDLAWIRSQWPGKVSVKGVQSVDDARRLADLGVDAIVLSNHGGRQLDRAPVPFHLLPDVVREVGDDLEVHLDTGIMSGQDIVAALAHGARFTMIGRAYLYGLMAGGRPGVDRTLEILAGQLERTLRLLGVTTLDELEPRHVTALRRLGPVG from the coding sequence ATGAGGCGCCAGCTGCCGCGGCGCCACGACCTGGCTCCGCTGATCAGGTTCAGGCGGCCGGTGCTGTCCCCGCGCGAACGGCGCCTCGTCGGCGCCCTCACGGTCGAGGATCTGCGCCGGATCGCCCGGCGGCGTACGCCGAAGGCCGCGTTCGACTACACCGACGGCGCCGCCGACGGCGAGGTCTCGCTGGCGCGGGCGCGCCAGGCCTTCGCGGACGTGGAGTTCCACCCCGCGATCCTGCGCGACGTCTCCTCGGTCGACACGTCGCGGGAGGTGCTCGGGGCCCGGGCCGCGCTGCCGTTCGGGATCGCGCCGACGGGCTTCACGCGGATGATGCACGCCGAGGGGGAGGTGGCCGGCGCGACCGCCGCCGCGGCGGCCGGCATCCCGTTCGCGCTGTCCACGATGGGCACCACCTCGATCGAGGACGTGGCGGCCGCTGCGCCCGGCGGACGGCACTGGTTCCAGCTGTACATGTGGAAGGACCGGGAGCGGTCCATGGCGCTCGTCGACCGCGCGGCCGCAGCTGGCTACGACACGCTGCTGGTCACCGTGGACGTCCCGGTCGCCGGCGCCCGGCTGCGCGACGTACGCAACGGCATGACGATCCCCCCGACCCTGACGCCGCGCACGGTGCTCAACGCGATCCCGCGTCCCGGCTGGTGGCTGAACTTCCTCACCACCGAGCCCCTCGCCTTCGCCTCGCTGGACGCGTGGTCCGGCACCGTCGCCGACCTGCTGGACACGATGTTCGACCCCACCGTGACCTTCGAGGACCTGGCGTGGATCCGGTCGCAGTGGCCGGGCAAGGTGTCGGTCAAGGGCGTGCAGAGCGTCGACGACGCGCGGCGGCTGGCGGACCTGGGCGTCGACGCGATCGTCCTGTCCAACCACGGCGGCCGCCAGCTCGACCGGGCGCCGGTGCCGTTCCACCTGCTGCCCGACGTCGTGCGCGAGGTCGGCGACGACCTCGAGGTCCACCTCGACACCGGCATCATGTCCGGCCAGGACATCGTGGCCGCCCTCGCCCACGGGGCCCGCTTCACGATGATCGGCCGCGCCTACCTCTACGGCCTCATGGCCGGCGGTCGCCCCGGCGTCGACCGCACCCTGGAGATCCTCGCCGGCCAGCTCGAGCGCACCCTGCGCCTGCTCGGCGTCACCACCCTCGACGAGCTCGAGCCCCGCCACGTCACCGCGCTGCGGCGGCTGGGGCCGGTCGGCTGA
- a CDS encoding tRNA adenosine deaminase-associated protein codes for MTESTDGIDFALAAYREEGVWTVQELVHETLLDVETLAHALRRFPGDGGAVGMVAVDEDFFLVVRVAGPRTRVLLSDITAADEWELASSAVDFLHLPPPEDDDEQAPAGDLDLLGDLGMPAMDLAILLDDDDLYPDEVLSDVARRLGFGAEFDDAAGLTSA; via the coding sequence ATGACCGAGAGCACGGACGGCATCGACTTCGCCCTCGCCGCCTACCGCGAGGAGGGGGTCTGGACGGTGCAGGAGCTGGTGCACGAGACCCTGCTCGACGTCGAGACCCTCGCCCACGCGCTGCGCCGGTTCCCCGGTGACGGCGGTGCGGTGGGGATGGTCGCGGTCGACGAGGACTTCTTCCTGGTCGTACGCGTCGCCGGCCCCCGCACCCGGGTGCTGCTCTCCGACATCACCGCCGCCGACGAGTGGGAGCTGGCCAGCTCCGCGGTCGACTTCCTGCACCTGCCGCCGCCCGAGGACGACGACGAGCAGGCCCCCGCCGGCGACCTGGACCTGCTCGGCGACCTCGGCATGCCGGCGATGGACCTGGCGATCCTGCTCGACGACGACGACCTCTACCCCGACGAGGTCCTCTCCGACGTCGCTCGGCGCCTGGGCTTCGGCGCGGAGTTCGACGACGCGGCCGGCCTCACCTCCGCGTGA
- the upp gene encoding uracil phosphoribosyltransferase translates to MRTHVVDHPLVAHKLTTLRDENTDSPTFRSLTDELVTLLAYEATRDVRVDPHDITTPVAPMTGVKLATPKPLVVPILRAGLGMLDGMMRLLPTAEVGFLGMMRNEETLEVSTYAERLPEDLSGRQCYVLDPMLATGGTLAAAVRFLTDRGADDITAICLLAAPEGCARLEQELADLDVPVTVVTAAVDERLNEKGYIVPGLGDAGDRLYGLAH, encoded by the coding sequence ATGCGCACCCACGTCGTCGACCACCCGCTCGTCGCCCACAAGCTCACGACGCTGCGCGACGAGAACACCGACTCGCCGACGTTCCGCAGTCTCACCGACGAGCTCGTGACCCTACTGGCCTACGAGGCCACCCGCGACGTGCGCGTCGACCCCCACGACATCACCACGCCGGTCGCGCCGATGACCGGCGTCAAGCTCGCCACCCCCAAGCCCCTGGTGGTCCCGATCCTGCGGGCGGGGCTGGGCATGCTCGACGGGATGATGCGCCTGCTGCCGACCGCGGAGGTGGGCTTCCTCGGGATGATGCGCAACGAGGAGACCCTCGAGGTGTCGACGTACGCCGAGCGTCTCCCGGAGGACCTCTCGGGGCGCCAGTGCTACGTCCTCGACCCGATGCTGGCCACCGGCGGCACCCTGGCGGCGGCCGTCCGGTTCCTCACCGACCGCGGCGCCGACGACATCACCGCCATCTGCCTGCTCGCCGCGCCCGAGGGCTGCGCGCGCCTCGAGCAGGAGCTCGCCGACCTCGACGTCCCGGTCACGGTCGTCACCGCCGCGGTGGACGAGCGTCTCAACGAGAAGGGCTACATCGTGCCCGGGCTCGGGGACGCCGGCGACCGGCTGTACGGGCTCGCCCACTGA